From one Microbacterium aurum genomic stretch:
- a CDS encoding SDR family NAD(P)-dependent oxidoreductase: MRPARVALVTGASGGIGRAIAMRLVDDGYVILAHYNRDANGAARLSTELKASGGVHHSIQANLSQPSGLASLTKEVRRFLDRHPASALKAIVNNAGVMVGPSWESITVEDYDRFLDVNTRAPFFLIRELAQSMPRGGSIVNISSASAHISSPANIAYAMSKAALESMTKNFAAALAIRGIRVNAVIPGYTNNGHAAFSDPSSLKYMASAAPLGDVGSPADVAHAVSFLVSDLAARTTGSLLDVSGGTTLSPRTSQIGSVSELAPRSDARATS, translated from the coding sequence ATGAGACCGGCACGTGTTGCGCTCGTCACGGGAGCGTCGGGTGGAATTGGGCGAGCGATCGCCATGCGCCTCGTCGATGACGGGTACGTGATCCTGGCTCACTACAACCGCGACGCGAACGGCGCAGCGCGGCTGAGTACGGAGCTGAAGGCGAGCGGTGGGGTTCACCACTCGATCCAAGCCAACCTGAGCCAACCAAGCGGATTGGCCTCATTGACAAAAGAGGTGCGTCGGTTCCTAGACCGCCACCCCGCATCCGCGCTCAAAGCCATTGTAAATAACGCGGGCGTAATGGTCGGTCCGAGCTGGGAATCAATCACAGTCGAGGATTACGACCGCTTCCTCGATGTGAACACGCGCGCGCCTTTCTTCCTCATTCGGGAGCTGGCGCAGTCGATGCCGCGCGGGGGAAGCATCGTCAACATCTCATCGGCGTCCGCTCACATTTCGAGTCCCGCGAACATCGCTTACGCGATGAGTAAGGCAGCCCTCGAATCGATGACAAAGAACTTCGCTGCAGCGCTCGCCATTCGCGGCATTCGCGTGAACGCAGTCATTCCCGGCTATACAAACAACGGCCACGCGGCATTCAGCGATCCAAGTAGCCTGAAATACATGGCCTCCGCCGCCCCACTCGGTGACGTTGGTTCGCCTGCCGACGTCGCGCACGCTGTGAGCTTTCTCGTTTCGGACCTCGCTGCGCGCACTACGGGTAGCCTGCTCGATGTCAGCGGCGGTACTACGCTCAGCCCCAGAACCTCGCAGATCGGAAGCGTATCGGAACTGGCCCCGAGATCTGATGCGAGAGCAACCTCCTAG
- a CDS encoding IS630 family transposase, whose protein sequence is MSRRGPVLPELTLSDVERDQLERWVRRRKSAQDLALRSRIVLECATGSSNSEVSRRLLVSLPTVRKWRTRFLEQRLDGLVDEPRPGRPPLIGVDRVEQVIVDTLESTPKNATHWSRAKMAERSGLSRSTVGRIWKAFGLKPHLEEGFKLSNDPLFTEKVYDIVGLYLNPPESAVVLSVDEKSQVQALARSQPAFPLMPGVPERRTHDYVRHGTTSLFAAMNVADGTVISSVHRKHRSVEFKKFLTKIDKNVPEHLDVHVVCDNYSTHKHPTVKAWLEKHPRFHMHFTPTYSSWINQVERLFAEVTRDLLQRSDHRNVQSLERDLRDWVKAWNENPKPFIWTKTAEDILDSIARYLKRINGSGH, encoded by the coding sequence ATGTCGCGACGAGGACCTGTGCTTCCCGAGCTGACCCTCTCGGATGTGGAGCGTGATCAGCTGGAGCGGTGGGTGCGTCGCCGCAAGTCGGCGCAGGATCTCGCTCTGCGTTCGAGGATCGTGCTGGAATGCGCGACGGGCAGCTCCAACTCCGAGGTATCCAGGCGGCTGTTGGTGTCATTGCCCACGGTGCGCAAGTGGCGGACCCGGTTCCTTGAGCAGCGTCTCGATGGGCTCGTCGACGAGCCGCGGCCGGGACGGCCGCCGCTGATCGGAGTGGACCGGGTTGAGCAGGTCATCGTCGACACTCTGGAATCGACCCCGAAGAATGCGACGCACTGGTCGAGGGCGAAGATGGCCGAACGTTCCGGGCTGTCGCGCTCGACGGTGGGGCGGATCTGGAAGGCATTCGGACTCAAGCCCCATCTGGAGGAGGGTTTCAAGCTCTCCAACGACCCATTGTTCACGGAGAAGGTCTACGACATCGTCGGGCTCTACCTGAACCCGCCGGAGTCTGCCGTCGTGCTCAGCGTCGACGAGAAGAGCCAGGTGCAGGCGTTGGCCCGCTCGCAGCCCGCGTTCCCGCTGATGCCGGGCGTCCCCGAGCGGCGCACGCACGACTATGTCCGGCATGGCACGACGAGCCTGTTCGCCGCGATGAACGTCGCCGACGGCACGGTGATCTCCTCGGTGCATCGCAAGCACCGCTCGGTTGAGTTCAAGAAGTTCCTGACCAAGATCGACAAGAACGTTCCCGAACACCTCGACGTGCACGTCGTCTGCGACAACTACTCCACGCACAAACATCCGACTGTGAAGGCGTGGCTGGAGAAGCATCCCCGGTTCCACATGCACTTCACCCCGACGTACTCCTCCTGGATCAACCAGGTCGAGCGGCTCTTCGCCGAAGTCACCCGCGACCTGTTGCAACGCTCCGACCACCGCAACGTTCAGTCCCTGGAGAGAGACCTCCGCGACTGGGTGAAAGCCTGGAACGAGAACCCGAAACCATTCATCTGGACCAAGACCGCCGAAGACATCCTCGACTCCATCGCCCGATACCTGAAACGAATTAACGGATCAGGACACTAG
- a CDS encoding transposase, whose protein sequence is MGRPPVIPVEKKTRIVLSILAGEMTIAEAARREKVSEQSIGRWKADFLEAGKTSLAAGKNGPSTREQQLEAEVAELTQALGEAAVEIRVWKKSAEGRLGPSRTSR, encoded by the coding sequence ATGGGAAGACCACCAGTGATCCCGGTGGAGAAGAAGACGAGGATCGTGCTGAGCATCCTCGCCGGCGAGATGACGATCGCCGAGGCGGCCAGGCGCGAGAAGGTCAGCGAGCAGTCGATCGGCCGGTGGAAGGCGGACTTCCTCGAGGCCGGGAAGACGAGTCTCGCGGCGGGCAAGAACGGGCCCTCGACCCGGGAGCAGCAGCTCGAGGCGGAGGTCGCGGAGCTGACCCAGGCGCTCGGTGAGGCGGCGGTCGAGATCCGGGTATGGAAGAAGTCCGCGGAGGGACGCTTGGGCCCTTCGAGGACCTCGAGGTGA
- a CDS encoding integrase core domain-containing protein, whose amino-acid sequence MIRVEAGMSTARFCKLIDMPERTWRRWQAKARQEQPPKGPWPQPARDAARPLVVKHALAKPAWGHRKIWAMTRHDGHKVSQATVLRLLRDDGLILPSEYQKQRRELAKDRKAAFARNPNGPNQVWQLDFSEFETTQGGTWRIAGCRDWFSKLEYPFHVSPTANQYDAIAAIELALAEYERLFGHPLVDECEVDAGTGELLPVLTIVTDNGGPFRSLNFELFIMRHPELRHVRTRVKSPGQNGSRERGFGTLKYERLFLDEIPDALTLIERAEDYRVEYNTERPHEAIAWNRPLEVHLGLADPTTPTFETEEILPTT is encoded by the coding sequence GTGATCCGCGTCGAGGCGGGCATGTCGACCGCGAGGTTCTGCAAGCTGATCGACATGCCCGAACGCACCTGGCGACGCTGGCAGGCCAAGGCGCGGCAGGAACAGCCGCCGAAGGGGCCGTGGCCGCAGCCGGCGAGGGATGCCGCTCGGCCGCTGGTGGTGAAGCATGCGTTGGCGAAGCCGGCGTGGGGTCACCGGAAGATCTGGGCGATGACGCGGCACGACGGGCACAAGGTGTCGCAGGCGACGGTGCTGCGGCTGCTGCGTGACGACGGGCTGATCCTGCCGTCGGAGTACCAGAAGCAGCGTCGGGAGTTGGCGAAGGACCGGAAGGCAGCGTTCGCTCGCAACCCGAACGGACCGAACCAGGTGTGGCAGCTGGACTTCAGCGAGTTCGAGACCACCCAGGGCGGGACCTGGCGGATCGCGGGGTGTCGGGACTGGTTCTCGAAGCTCGAGTACCCGTTCCATGTGTCGCCGACGGCGAACCAGTACGACGCGATCGCCGCGATCGAACTCGCCTTGGCCGAGTACGAGCGTCTGTTCGGGCACCCGCTCGTCGACGAGTGTGAGGTCGATGCGGGCACCGGGGAGCTGCTGCCGGTCCTCACCATCGTCACGGACAATGGCGGCCCGTTCCGGTCGTTGAACTTCGAGTTGTTCATCATGCGTCACCCCGAGCTTCGGCATGTCCGCACCCGGGTGAAGTCGCCAGGCCAGAACGGGTCACGCGAACGCGGGTTCGGGACGCTGAAGTACGAGCGGCTGTTCCTCGACGAGATCCCGGACGCCTTGACGCTCATCGAGCGGGCCGAGGACTACCGAGTCGAGTACAACACCGAGCGCCCTCATGAGGCGATCGCCTGGAACCGGCCACTGGAGGTGCACCTCGGCCTGGCCGACCCCACCACCCCCACCTTTGAAACAGAAGAAATCCTGCCAACTACTTGA